A single genomic interval of Aureliella helgolandensis harbors:
- the sufD gene encoding Fe-S cluster assembly protein SufD: MTTTEAQPQSIKFDAEGFEQFLAASSEPSWLVQRRRDAWKKFEELAWPDRKQEEWMRSDLRGFKLDNYALASSAAAASLDEANVPQWLASGIQPAGTLQTLNGRVLHSNLDSKWSERGVLFGDLSSLASEHSEIVEQYLHTVVDPNQDRFAALHAATWNGGQLLYVPKGVCIDQPLYVAAGMSDGGSDQGHTLIVIEEGAEATFLYECNSDSPTAKGLHNGAVEIVVKPGGHLRYVNLQDWGRGVWHFAHQRATIDRDATIQWTIAALGTRFSQVGQSVSLVGKGAHSQVNGVLFTQGQQQLTYNTFQHHQAPHCRSDFLYKSALQDKSRTVWRGMIGVDAGAQKTDGYQRNDNLLLSEHARADSIPGLEILADDVRCTHGSTSGKVDEELIFYAQSRGFTRKEAVRMIVTGFFQQIFDRITIESVRESLGQSIARQVREYQ; encoded by the coding sequence ATGACCACCACTGAGGCTCAGCCACAATCGATCAAGTTTGACGCAGAAGGGTTCGAACAGTTCCTCGCCGCAAGTTCCGAACCGAGCTGGCTGGTCCAGCGACGCCGTGATGCTTGGAAGAAATTCGAAGAACTGGCCTGGCCTGATCGCAAACAAGAAGAGTGGATGCGCAGCGATCTTCGCGGCTTTAAACTCGATAACTACGCTCTTGCAAGCAGCGCTGCAGCAGCGTCCCTAGATGAGGCCAATGTGCCGCAGTGGTTGGCAAGCGGCATCCAGCCTGCAGGAACCCTGCAAACGCTCAACGGACGCGTACTCCATTCCAACTTGGATTCCAAGTGGAGTGAGCGAGGCGTCTTGTTTGGTGATTTGAGCTCGCTGGCCAGCGAACACTCCGAAATTGTGGAACAGTACCTGCACACGGTCGTGGATCCGAACCAAGATCGTTTCGCCGCCCTGCACGCTGCGACGTGGAACGGTGGACAGCTGCTCTATGTGCCGAAGGGAGTTTGCATTGATCAACCGCTGTACGTAGCGGCTGGGATGAGTGATGGTGGATCCGATCAAGGGCATACCTTAATCGTTATCGAAGAGGGCGCCGAAGCGACCTTCCTCTATGAATGCAATAGCGATTCACCAACCGCCAAGGGGCTGCACAATGGCGCCGTGGAAATCGTTGTAAAACCAGGCGGACACCTGCGTTACGTGAACCTTCAGGATTGGGGACGCGGGGTATGGCATTTCGCACACCAGCGTGCGACCATCGACCGCGATGCGACGATCCAGTGGACGATCGCAGCCTTGGGGACACGCTTTTCCCAAGTTGGTCAAAGCGTTTCCTTGGTGGGTAAAGGAGCGCACAGTCAGGTCAATGGAGTACTGTTTACCCAGGGGCAACAGCAACTGACGTACAACACATTCCAGCACCACCAAGCTCCTCATTGTCGAAGTGATTTTCTTTACAAGTCGGCTCTGCAAGACAAGTCTCGCACTGTTTGGCGAGGAATGATCGGCGTCGATGCAGGAGCTCAAAAGACCGATGGGTATCAACGCAACGACAACCTCTTGCTGAGCGAGCATGCCCGCGCGGACTCCATTCCCGGCCTGGAAATACTCGCCGACGACGTGCGTTGCACGCATGGTAGTACGTCTGGGAAAGTGGATGAAGAGTTGATCTTCTACGCTCAAAGTCGTGGATTCACACGCAAGGAAGCGGTGCGCATGATCGTGACCGGGTTCTTCCAGCAAATTTTTGACCGCATTACGATCGAGAGTGTTCGCGAGTCGTTGGGACAGTCGATTGCTCGGCAGGTCCGTGAATACCAATAG
- a CDS encoding Nramp family divalent metal transporter, which translates to MPSSDPYLLQESAIKEPPTKLWDMLSYIGPGFILSASIVGSGELIATTIVGARAGFILMWFIIFSCLVKVVVQLEFGKHAIGTGESTMASLNTLPGPRLGQANWSIWVWLLLMIAKMMQVGGIVGGVVLALVQFFPAMLLMPYKAIATYAIAASVSLLIYKGYYLLIEKVSLLMIGAFTLFTLASLIALQTTDFAITSGEFASGLIPSIPTETVLLLAAIGAFGITGVGGDEIMAYNYWLIEKGYAKYTGPVNDSRDWERRAKGWIRVMYWDAILAMVAYTCMTVMFYLLGAAVLNRQGLVPAGDELIATLGNMYTESLGPWARNAFICGAIIVLYSTLFAALAAWTRMFADALGRVGCYDFQNLASRRRAIAIAAWVIPVGWATLFLQMKNPALMIILGGLATVVILLIVVYAALHFRYRRLDRRLLPTRLYDFTLWVSSVAIFLVAVYVVYDNVYMPAKKLLSPPTVTDVAE; encoded by the coding sequence ATGCCGAGTTCCGATCCCTATCTATTGCAAGAGTCCGCGATCAAGGAGCCACCCACGAAATTGTGGGATATGCTCTCCTACATCGGACCAGGTTTTATCCTTTCGGCTTCCATCGTCGGTTCCGGGGAATTGATCGCGACCACAATTGTGGGGGCTCGAGCTGGCTTCATCCTGATGTGGTTCATCATCTTCAGCTGCTTGGTCAAGGTGGTCGTGCAGCTTGAATTCGGCAAGCACGCGATTGGAACTGGTGAGTCAACCATGGCGTCGCTCAATACGCTTCCGGGGCCACGTCTGGGACAGGCGAACTGGTCGATTTGGGTGTGGTTGCTATTGATGATTGCCAAAATGATGCAGGTGGGAGGCATCGTGGGGGGAGTGGTTTTGGCGTTGGTGCAGTTTTTTCCAGCCATGTTGCTGATGCCCTATAAAGCGATTGCAACCTATGCGATAGCCGCGTCGGTATCGCTGCTGATCTACAAGGGGTATTACCTGCTGATCGAGAAAGTATCCCTCTTGATGATCGGTGCTTTCACGCTGTTCACCTTGGCTTCACTCATCGCATTGCAAACCACCGATTTCGCGATTACTTCAGGTGAATTTGCCTCGGGGCTAATTCCATCGATTCCCACCGAAACGGTACTCTTGTTGGCGGCGATTGGCGCCTTCGGTATCACTGGCGTGGGGGGCGACGAGATCATGGCTTACAACTACTGGCTGATCGAGAAAGGGTATGCCAAGTATACCGGGCCGGTGAACGACTCCCGCGACTGGGAGCGTCGTGCCAAGGGCTGGATTCGCGTCATGTACTGGGATGCGATTCTGGCCATGGTTGCCTACACATGCATGACGGTCATGTTCTATCTCTTAGGGGCAGCGGTGTTGAATCGACAGGGGCTCGTTCCGGCGGGAGATGAACTGATTGCCACTCTGGGAAATATGTATACCGAATCGCTGGGGCCGTGGGCGCGCAACGCCTTCATCTGTGGGGCGATCATTGTGCTCTATTCGACACTGTTCGCTGCGTTAGCGGCGTGGACGCGCATGTTTGCGGATGCGTTGGGACGCGTCGGCTGCTACGACTTTCAGAACCTTGCCTCTCGGCGGAGGGCGATTGCGATAGCGGCTTGGGTGATTCCAGTGGGGTGGGCGACCTTGTTCCTGCAGATGAAGAATCCGGCTCTGATGATCATCTTGGGCGGGTTAGCTACCGTGGTCATCCTGTTGATCGTGGTCTATGCCGCACTCCATTTCCGCTACCGTCGCTTGGATCGCCGCTTGCTGCCAACGCGTTTGTACGATTTTACGCTCTGGGTTAGTTCGGTCGCCATTTTTCTAGTGGCTGTGTATGTCGTTTATGACAACGTCTATATGCCAGCCAAGAAACTACTGTCGCCGCCCACGGTGACGGACGTAGCCGAGTAG
- a CDS encoding Rieske (2Fe-2S) protein, whose amino-acid sequence MSEFVVAAKTSDIPPGGKFCTEVEDRFVVIVHLGDEYYCLDDVCTHDGGPLGEGELDGFCLVCPRHGAKFDVRTGEPTLMPATEPTAKHEVRVEGDSVLVRING is encoded by the coding sequence ATGAGCGAATTTGTTGTAGCCGCGAAGACGAGTGACATTCCGCCCGGCGGAAAATTCTGTACCGAAGTCGAAGATCGCTTCGTGGTGATCGTTCACTTGGGAGACGAGTACTATTGTCTAGACGATGTCTGTACCCATGACGGAGGCCCTCTGGGGGAAGGCGAGTTGGATGGCTTCTGCCTCGTTTGTCCGCGTCACGGCGCCAAATTTGATGTGCGGACAGGGGAGCCAACCTTGATGCCCGCAACGGAACCGACCGCTAAGCACGAAGTGCGTGTCGAGGGCGACTCCGTACTAGTGCGAATTAACGGTTAG
- the sufC gene encoding Fe-S cluster assembly ATPase SufC encodes MSHVLKIENLHVSVEGKPILRGVNLEMKHGEIHALMGPNGSGKSTLGLVVAGHPGYEVTQGSITLDGVDLLAMEADGRARAGIFMAFQRPVAVPGVKMADFLRHATTNVRRPDRKEGEELIAMREFRKELKDKMQQLKMDPEFARRYVNDGFSGGEMKRAEILQLAMLQPKFAILDETDSGLDADAVRLASTSIAEIGREKMGLLIITHHDKLLEHNPPEFTHVMLGGRIVETAGMELAKELHAQGYDRIRAAYPEADRANQEMISDENAEVAVG; translated from the coding sequence ATGAGCCATGTACTGAAAATCGAGAATCTTCACGTCAGCGTTGAAGGCAAGCCGATCCTCCGAGGCGTGAATCTCGAAATGAAGCACGGCGAGATCCACGCTCTGATGGGACCCAACGGTTCTGGCAAAAGCACGCTAGGGTTGGTGGTGGCTGGGCATCCCGGTTATGAAGTTACGCAAGGTTCCATTACGCTCGATGGAGTGGACCTGTTAGCCATGGAAGCCGATGGTCGCGCACGAGCCGGGATCTTCATGGCCTTCCAACGGCCTGTTGCCGTGCCGGGAGTGAAGATGGCGGATTTCCTGCGGCACGCGACTACCAACGTTCGCCGCCCCGATCGCAAAGAGGGGGAAGAGCTCATCGCTATGCGTGAATTCCGCAAAGAGCTCAAGGACAAAATGCAGCAGCTCAAGATGGATCCCGAGTTTGCTCGCCGCTATGTCAATGACGGATTTTCCGGCGGAGAGATGAAGCGTGCGGAAATTCTGCAATTGGCCATGCTACAGCCCAAGTTTGCAATTCTGGACGAAACCGATAGCGGTTTGGATGCTGACGCGGTGCGTTTGGCCAGCACGAGTATCGCAGAGATCGGTCGCGAAAAGATGGGGCTGTTGATCATCACCCACCACGATAAGTTGCTGGAGCACAATCCACCCGAATTCACGCACGTCATGCTCGGCGGACGGATTGTGGAAACCGCTGGCATGGAATTGGCTAAGGAGCTCCATGCCCAAGGCTACGATCGAATTCGCGCGGCTTACCCTGAAGCCGACCGAGCCAATCAAGAAATGATCAGCGACGAGAATGCAGAAGTTGCAGTCGGCTAG
- the sufB gene encoding Fe-S cluster assembly protein SufB: MATDTALENNEQIGEINKYDFRTESKAVFKARKGIDREIVGQISEMKGEPDWMREFRLSSLDIFNSKPMPKWGGDIAIDFQDIFYYLKPSEGQGKTWEDVPQEIKDTFEKLGIPEAERKFLSGVKAQFESEVVYGSLKQDLSDQGVIFLDTDSAVRDHPDLVREYFGKIIPPHDNKFAALNSAVWSGGSFIYVPPGVKIEFPLQAYFRINAENMGQFERTLIIVDEGAEVHYVEGCTAPMYSSESLHSAVVEVICKKGSRCRYTTIQNWANNIYNLVTKRAMAYRDATMEWVDGNLGSKLTMKYPAVYMMEPGARGEILSIAFSSKGQHQDAGAKLVHAAPNTTGQIVSKSISKNGGRGSYRGLVRVEKGATNSKNSVVCDALILDDQSRSDTYPYIEIMEQDASVGHEASVSRIGEEQLFYLMSRGLSESEASTMIVNGFIEPLVKELPMEYAVEMNRLIQLQMEGSVG, from the coding sequence ATGGCAACCGATACCGCACTAGAAAATAACGAACAGATCGGTGAGATCAACAAATACGACTTTCGGACTGAAAGCAAGGCTGTTTTCAAGGCGCGTAAGGGAATCGATCGAGAGATCGTTGGCCAAATTTCCGAGATGAAGGGGGAGCCTGATTGGATGCGGGAGTTCCGTCTCTCCTCGCTCGATATTTTTAACTCCAAGCCGATGCCTAAATGGGGCGGAGATATTGCCATCGATTTTCAAGACATTTTCTACTACCTCAAGCCCTCGGAAGGCCAAGGTAAAACATGGGAGGATGTGCCGCAAGAAATTAAAGATACCTTCGAGAAACTGGGGATCCCCGAAGCGGAACGCAAGTTTTTGTCTGGGGTTAAGGCGCAGTTTGAAAGCGAAGTGGTCTACGGTTCGCTCAAGCAAGATTTGTCGGACCAAGGCGTCATCTTCCTCGATACTGACTCCGCAGTACGCGATCACCCCGACCTGGTTCGCGAATACTTTGGGAAAATCATTCCCCCGCACGACAACAAATTTGCTGCGTTGAATTCGGCAGTCTGGTCAGGTGGTTCGTTCATCTACGTTCCGCCAGGGGTGAAGATCGAGTTTCCGTTGCAGGCCTACTTCCGAATCAATGCGGAAAATATGGGGCAGTTCGAACGCACCTTGATCATTGTGGACGAGGGTGCGGAAGTGCATTACGTCGAAGGCTGTACCGCCCCGATGTATAGCAGTGAAAGCCTCCACTCCGCCGTGGTCGAAGTCATCTGCAAAAAGGGAAGTCGCTGCCGCTACACGACCATCCAAAACTGGGCCAACAATATCTATAACTTGGTTACCAAGCGTGCGATGGCCTATCGCGATGCAACCATGGAATGGGTCGATGGGAACTTGGGTAGCAAGTTGACGATGAAATACCCAGCTGTCTACATGATGGAACCTGGGGCACGTGGCGAAATCCTGTCGATCGCTTTTTCCAGCAAGGGCCAACACCAGGACGCGGGTGCTAAGTTGGTGCACGCAGCCCCCAATACGACTGGACAAATCGTTAGCAAGTCGATCAGCAAGAATGGTGGTCGCGGAAGCTACCGAGGGCTAGTTCGAGTCGAAAAGGGAGCGACGAATTCGAAGAATAGCGTCGTCTGTGATGCCTTGATCCTCGATGATCAGAGTCGCTCAGATACCTACCCTTACATCGAGATCATGGAGCAAGACGCCAGTGTCGGTCACGAAGCGAGCGTGTCGCGAATTGGGGAGGAACAGCTCTTCTACCTGATGAGCCGCGGGCTCAGCGAATCAGAAGCCAGCACGATGATCGTCAACGGCTTTATCGAGCCGCTCGTGAAGGAATTGCCCATGGAGTATGCGGTTGAAATGAACCGTTTAATTCAACTTCAAATGGAAGGCTCCGTAGGCTAG
- a CDS encoding outer membrane protein assembly factor BamB family protein: MRPRMACWMVASVIAITTTPSWAQLRDFDAQKLGLEVAWRSQAQLPRYGAGLVSSHIWVEKTNPRKFAVVSVAGQEIRIPATKLDRYGDPIGIEGAKAQATEQAARLTGKPTGFQVEELNVPRIKLVLVTSDGLVQTLDAESGNLLWTSNCGQSDAPAYPAAVSEAGISVLHGAELYLLDWETGKHRSVTRMRSLTSNTIAICNETAFVCDFKGVVNTYGVTEKRDPWSYVIQGRSVGRSVSLADQSFCAIASGAGYMFVFNNPKNPTAWIRFQTSSPILGSLATGNGAFYVGTMDGVLAKVTTTDRFGIIEWELHSAQPIITPALVIGDTVYFSTESGTLIAVDDTNGLQKWRNSLHGITEPLAVCGSHLICRTAANETVSVDLQTGELVGKSAPVPLSKAVINPLNDRAYIIAKDGRVQCLRAPGADMPTLITPVITEDVAPQPAASEAPAAETEATPATNIFGGFGNNDSTSGSTDNPFGTGAAGDATGGDMVNPFAPTPTTPEAAPGGNPFGDF, from the coding sequence ATGCGACCTCGTATGGCTTGTTGGATGGTTGCGTCTGTTATCGCAATCACGACTACTCCCAGCTGGGCTCAGCTGCGCGATTTTGACGCCCAAAAACTAGGACTGGAAGTTGCCTGGCGATCTCAAGCCCAACTCCCACGCTACGGCGCCGGCCTCGTCTCGTCTCACATTTGGGTTGAGAAAACCAATCCACGCAAGTTTGCAGTAGTCAGCGTCGCTGGCCAGGAAATCCGCATCCCCGCTACCAAACTAGATCGCTATGGCGATCCCATTGGCATCGAAGGTGCCAAAGCCCAAGCTACCGAACAGGCGGCTCGCTTGACGGGCAAGCCCACCGGTTTTCAAGTCGAAGAGTTGAACGTTCCGCGTATCAAACTCGTCTTGGTGACCAGCGACGGACTGGTCCAAACGCTGGACGCGGAATCGGGAAATCTCCTGTGGACTAGCAATTGCGGACAGTCCGACGCCCCCGCCTATCCGGCCGCCGTATCCGAGGCGGGAATTAGCGTGCTGCACGGCGCGGAGCTCTACTTGCTTGACTGGGAGACTGGCAAACATCGCAGCGTCACGCGCATGCGATCGCTCACCTCCAATACGATTGCCATCTGCAATGAAACAGCCTTCGTTTGCGATTTCAAGGGCGTTGTGAATACCTACGGTGTCACGGAAAAACGCGACCCTTGGTCCTACGTCATCCAGGGACGATCGGTGGGGCGTTCCGTCAGCTTGGCGGACCAGTCCTTCTGCGCCATCGCGTCGGGAGCTGGCTATATGTTCGTCTTCAACAACCCGAAAAACCCTACTGCATGGATTCGTTTCCAGACCTCTTCGCCAATCCTAGGAAGTCTAGCAACAGGAAATGGTGCCTTCTATGTAGGCACCATGGATGGTGTATTAGCCAAAGTCACCACCACCGATCGCTTTGGCATCATCGAATGGGAACTCCACTCTGCCCAACCGATCATTACTCCAGCCTTGGTCATCGGCGATACGGTATATTTCTCAACCGAAAGCGGCACACTGATCGCAGTCGACGATACCAATGGCTTGCAAAAGTGGCGCAACTCGTTGCATGGAATCACCGAACCACTCGCGGTCTGTGGTTCTCACTTAATCTGTCGAACGGCTGCCAACGAGACCGTATCGGTCGATCTCCAAACGGGTGAATTAGTTGGCAAGTCGGCTCCGGTTCCACTTTCCAAAGCGGTTATCAATCCGCTCAACGATCGGGCTTACATCATCGCCAAAGATGGGCGTGTGCAATGCCTGCGAGCTCCCGGTGCGGATATGCCAACGCTCATTACGCCAGTCATCACCGAAGACGTGGCCCCCCAACCCGCCGCCTCAGAGGCCCCCGCGGCCGAGACCGAGGCAACTCCAGCCACGAACATCTTCGGCGGCTTTGGCAACAACGATTCCACTTCCGGTTCGACCGACAACCCCTTCGGTACAGGGGCTGCCGGTGACGCGACCGGCGGAGACATGGTCAATCCGTTTGCTCCAACGCCGACCACCCCTGAAGCGGCCCCCGGTGGCAATCCATTTGGGGACTTCTAG
- the ald gene encoding alanine dehydrogenase: MIIGVPAEVKQDEYRVAMLPVGVEILTAAGHQVVVQAGAGIGSGLADHAYLQAGARLVASAADVYREAELVVKVKEPQADEFALVRSGQIVFTYFHFAASRVLTEAMIDSGATCLAYETLQDEKGRLSLLTPMSEVAGRMSIQEGAKYLERPQMGRGILLGGVPGVAPAHISVLGGGVVGANAAKIAAGFQADVAILDVNMDRLRYLDDVMPANVNVLFSDRHTIRDQLKLADLVIGSVLIPGAKAPHLVKQEDLRLMKPGSVIIDVAIDQGGCVETSRPTTHKDPTFLIDDVVHYCVTNMPGAVGRTSTFALCNVTLPWVLRLANAGADCATRLGGPLSTATNILAGKVTQTAVAETFNLPLHTLRS, from the coding sequence GTGATTATCGGCGTACCTGCAGAGGTCAAACAGGATGAATACCGCGTCGCCATGCTTCCCGTGGGAGTGGAAATCCTTACCGCGGCTGGCCATCAAGTCGTGGTGCAGGCCGGTGCCGGCATCGGCTCTGGACTCGCCGACCATGCGTACTTGCAGGCTGGAGCGAGATTGGTTGCCAGCGCTGCTGATGTTTACCGTGAAGCCGAATTGGTAGTGAAGGTCAAAGAGCCGCAAGCCGACGAGTTCGCGCTCGTCCGCTCAGGCCAAATCGTCTTCACCTACTTCCACTTCGCCGCGAGCCGAGTGCTTACCGAAGCCATGATCGACAGTGGTGCAACGTGCCTCGCCTACGAGACCTTGCAGGACGAAAAGGGTAGACTCTCCCTGCTGACCCCCATGAGCGAAGTAGCTGGGCGGATGAGTATCCAGGAGGGAGCCAAGTATCTCGAGCGGCCGCAAATGGGACGTGGCATTCTCCTGGGCGGCGTTCCGGGCGTTGCTCCAGCCCACATTAGCGTGTTGGGAGGCGGTGTCGTGGGGGCCAACGCGGCCAAAATTGCCGCCGGTTTCCAAGCCGACGTGGCAATCCTCGATGTCAACATGGATCGCCTACGATACCTGGACGACGTCATGCCAGCCAACGTCAACGTGCTGTTCAGCGATCGTCACACCATTCGCGATCAATTGAAACTTGCGGATCTGGTCATCGGTTCGGTACTGATCCCTGGCGCCAAAGCGCCGCACCTCGTCAAACAAGAAGATCTGCGGCTGATGAAACCAGGCTCGGTCATTATCGATGTCGCTATCGATCAAGGCGGCTGCGTTGAAACCAGTCGCCCCACCACTCACAAAGATCCAACCTTTCTGATCGATGATGTAGTGCACTATTGCGTGACGAACATGCCTGGGGCCGTGGGACGCACGAGTACTTTCGCCCTCTGCAATGTGACACTCCCCTGGGTGTTGCGCCTTGCCAATGCTGGCGCAGATTGCGCCACCCGGCTCGGTGGCCCACTTTCCACAGCAACCAACATTTTGGCCGGCAAAGTCACCCAGACCGCCGTCGCCGAAACCTTCAACCTACCTCTGCACACACTGCGAAGCTAA
- a CDS encoding helix-turn-helix transcriptional regulator, with amino-acid sequence MSTTCSDHIRPIDQAVMDLLRHGRGLTVQDLTEQLEVTATAVRQRLERLVEADLIERVKESVGRGRPQFRYVLTAMGMRYASANYADLATALWQEIIDLPNPQQRGRILRRVAQRMAQGWKQVVPLDGNLDARFAAVAEELGRRKVPAVIRENGNLPILEVQACPYPELTGGDDNRHLCELEQEMLSEVIGQAMQLDCCRLDGHHHCQFRPVEAPTP; translated from the coding sequence GTGTCAACCACCTGTTCGGACCATATTCGCCCTATCGACCAAGCTGTAATGGATTTACTCCGTCACGGCCGAGGGTTGACGGTGCAAGACTTGACCGAGCAGCTGGAGGTTACCGCGACCGCCGTGCGGCAGCGCTTGGAGCGTTTGGTCGAGGCGGATTTGATTGAGCGTGTTAAAGAGAGTGTGGGGCGTGGACGTCCCCAGTTTCGATACGTGTTGACCGCGATGGGAATGCGCTATGCCTCGGCCAACTACGCCGACTTAGCGACCGCCTTGTGGCAAGAGATTATCGACTTGCCCAACCCGCAGCAACGGGGGCGAATTCTCCGACGAGTGGCTCAACGCATGGCCCAAGGCTGGAAGCAAGTCGTGCCTCTTGACGGTAACTTGGATGCGCGGTTCGCTGCCGTGGCCGAGGAGTTGGGACGCCGCAAGGTACCAGCTGTCATACGAGAAAATGGCAATTTGCCGATCTTGGAGGTTCAAGCCTGTCCCTATCCTGAATTAACAGGTGGGGATGATAATCGACATTTGTGTGAGCTTGAGCAGGAAATGTTAAGCGAAGTGATTGGCCAAGCGATGCAATTGGACTGTTGTCGCCTTGATGGCCACCATCATTGCCAATTTCGTCCGGTTGAGGCGCCGACTCCGTGA
- a CDS encoding S10 family peptidase, giving the protein MRTQLSFWGLLPLMTLIWLPPLSWGYEKPSGGAESAERAQSPKGEGDEAESPTTPFHVSSVETVGAVEIHGQRVEYQVETGTFDQTSDSGEVKAKVFFVAYTRVGLEGRTRPVTFAFNGGPGSSSVWLHLGMLGPKRIVFPEDASPLRPPYHLENNPHSLLDITDLVFIDPVSTGFSRPAEKEDKSQFHGYQEDVRSVGQFIHDWTSHASRWESPKFLLGESYGGIRAAGLSEHLQSRYNLELNGAVVISGAINFQTLRFGNGNDLPYICFLPTYAATAWYHQALSEDLQALPLDEVVARAEDLALGKYADVLLRGSSATPAAVTEVVQELSQLTGLSETYLRRSNLRVPMSHFGKELLRDANRTIGRFDSRYKGIDQDSVGAQTEYDPSGAAIFGPFTATMNQYLREELKYEQPRTYEILTNKVHPWNYDTFTGRYVDGTESLREAMTANPFFKLYVACGYNDLATPHFAMQYTLDHLGLDESLRKNVTVSRFEGGHMMYIYEPSMERLRDELVKWYSEAY; this is encoded by the coding sequence ATGCGTACACAACTCTCTTTCTGGGGCCTACTGCCTCTGATGACTCTGATATGGCTCCCACCGCTTAGTTGGGGGTATGAGAAGCCAAGCGGCGGTGCTGAGTCAGCGGAGCGGGCTCAGTCGCCCAAGGGAGAGGGGGATGAGGCTGAGTCTCCCACGACTCCCTTCCATGTTTCCAGTGTGGAAACGGTGGGAGCTGTTGAAATCCATGGCCAGCGAGTTGAGTATCAAGTTGAGACGGGCACCTTTGATCAGACCTCTGATTCCGGAGAGGTGAAAGCCAAGGTCTTTTTCGTCGCCTACACACGCGTTGGACTGGAGGGCCGTACTCGACCGGTGACTTTTGCTTTCAATGGTGGACCTGGTAGTAGCAGTGTGTGGTTGCATCTGGGCATGTTGGGCCCCAAACGAATTGTCTTCCCCGAGGACGCCTCTCCTCTTCGTCCGCCGTATCACCTCGAGAATAACCCACATTCGTTACTCGATATTACCGACTTGGTATTCATCGACCCGGTGAGCACGGGCTTTAGTCGCCCCGCTGAAAAGGAGGATAAATCGCAGTTTCACGGATACCAGGAAGACGTGCGGAGTGTCGGACAATTCATTCATGATTGGACCAGCCACGCCAGTCGTTGGGAAAGCCCCAAATTCTTGTTGGGAGAGAGTTACGGTGGTATTCGAGCGGCTGGCTTGTCGGAGCACCTTCAGTCTCGCTACAACCTTGAGCTGAATGGAGCGGTGGTGATTTCAGGCGCCATCAATTTCCAAACGCTGCGATTTGGAAATGGCAATGACCTCCCCTACATCTGCTTTCTACCAACCTATGCAGCCACTGCTTGGTACCACCAAGCTTTGTCAGAGGATTTGCAGGCGTTGCCGCTGGACGAAGTCGTGGCTCGTGCTGAGGATTTAGCGCTGGGGAAGTACGCTGACGTGTTGCTGCGAGGCAGTTCAGCCACACCGGCCGCCGTGACTGAAGTGGTGCAGGAGCTCAGCCAATTGACAGGCCTTAGCGAAACGTATCTGAGACGCAGCAATTTGCGTGTGCCCATGTCGCATTTTGGGAAAGAGCTATTGCGAGATGCGAACCGGACCATCGGTCGCTTTGATTCGAGATACAAGGGCATCGATCAAGATTCGGTGGGAGCTCAAACCGAGTATGATCCCAGTGGTGCGGCCATCTTCGGGCCCTTTACGGCAACGATGAATCAGTACTTGCGTGAAGAATTGAAATACGAACAGCCACGAACTTATGAGATTCTGACGAACAAAGTCCATCCGTGGAACTACGATACCTTTACAGGGCGTTACGTCGACGGAACGGAGTCGTTGCGAGAAGCGATGACTGCCAATCCCTTTTTTAAGCTCTACGTCGCTTGCGGCTACAACGACTTGGCCACACCGCATTTTGCCATGCAATACACGCTCGACCACCTTGGACTGGATGAATCGCTGCGCAAAAACGTCACGGTCAGTCGCTTCGAAGGGGGCCACATGATGTACATCTATGAACCCTCCATGGAACGTTTGCGAGACGAGCTGGTGAAGTGGTACTCGGAGGCGTACTAA